CGATGCCTGCGCAGCAAGGCGCAGATCACCCGCTTCGATCACGCCGTTTTCGCACAGGGCAATCGCGCGTTCGAGGATATTTTCAAGCTCGCGCACGTTGCCCGGGAAATCGTAGGCATTCAACGCGGCGAGCGCCGCAGGCGTAAGTTTTGGCTGAGCATCACTGCCGCCGGCCAGACGTTCGAGTACGCGCGCAGCCAGCAATGGCACATCTTCGCGGCGCTCGCGCAGCGCGGGCATGTGCAGTTCGATGACGTTGATGCGGTAATACAAATCCTGACGAAACGTATTGTTTGCTACCAGCGCTTCGAGGTTTTTGTGGGTGGCGGAAAGGATGCGCACATCGACCGGCACTTCATCGCGGCCGCCGATCGGACGCACTGCTTTTTCCTGGATCACGCGCAGCAGTTTCACCTGCATATGCAGCGGCAATTCGGCCACCTCGTCGAGGAACAGCGTGCCGCCTTGGGCAACCTTGAACAGGCCGTCCTTGTCGGCGTGCGCTCCGGTAAAGCTGCCTTTGCGGTGGCCGAAAAATTCGGACTCCATCAGCTCGCTCGGAATCGCGCCGCAGTTCACGGGGACGAATGCAGCGCTCGCGCGCGGGCCCTGTTCGTGGATCAGGCGCGCGGCCAATTCCTTGCCGACGCCCGACTCTCCGCTGATATAAACCGGCGCCTGGCTGCGCGCGAGTTTGCCGATCGTGGCACGAGCAAGTTGCATCGCGGCTGAGTTGCCCAGCAATTTGCTGGCCGCATCAATTACCGGCATACCGCGACGGCTTTCGCCAAGCTTGAGCGCGGTTTGCACCAGACGACGCAAAATACCGAGATCGACCGGCTTGGAAACAAAGTCGAAAGCGCCGGCCTTGAGCGCCGTCACCGCGGCATCCATATTGCCATGCGCGGTGATCATGGCCACGGGTGTGTCGGGGTGCGCGCGGGCGATCAGCTCGACCAGCTCTTGGCCGCTGCCATCCGGCAGGCGCATATCGGTGAGGCACAAGGCATAGCGCTGCGTGGCGAGTTTCTGCTTGGCATCGGCAACATTGCCGACCGCATCCACCTGCAAGCCCATGCGTGAAAGAGTGATATCCAGCAGTTCGCGAATATCGCGCTCGTCGTCGATGACCAGTGCGCTAGGCTTGCTCATGATTCCATATCAGTCAGGATGATTCACTACGTGAAGCGTAAACCGCTGCGCGGGCGGAAGCAAAGTTCGCTGCGATCGCATCGGCAATACTCGTGGTCATTTCGCAGGGGCATCGCAATTGTGCGTCAACATCAAGCGCGAATGCGGCGATAGTCTAACTGATTGGCAGATAAAATCCGCGGCTCGATCGGTCTCAATTCACGTCGGCAAGCTACTTCAGCCTGGCGCTGGCGACAGCGTGATCCGAAAGCAACTGCCGCCACCGGCGCGCGCGACATAATCCAGCGTCGCCTGATTCGATTCGCACATCTCGCGTGCCAGATACAAACCCAGGCCCGTGCCGAGTTCGTGCGTGGTGTAGAACGGCTCGAAGATGCGCGTGGCAACGCTCGACGGAATGCCCGGGCCGCGATCGATGATCTCGATGATCGGCGCAACATTCGGGCCGCCGCGCCGCGCGGAAATGCTGACTGATGCGTTCTGCTCGGGCATGCGTCCGTAACGCAGCGCGTTCTGCACGAGGTTCCATAACACTTGCTGCAATTGCTGCGGATCGATCAGCGCATTCACCGGCTGCGGCGAAGGCGTAGCACGCAATTGATCCGATCCGAGCACGTGGTTGGTGCTGTAGTCGGTGATGAATTCCTGCACCCATCGATTCAATTCGATCGGTTCGGGGCGTGACGGTTCGCGACGTGCGAGTTGGCGTACATGCTCGATGATCTGGTTGAGTCGCCCGCAATGGTTGATCACGATGCCAACCAGATGTTGATCGGTGATCGCCAGTTCTTCGGATTCGGCGAGTAATTGCGCAGCGTGCTGGATTGCCGCGAGCGGATTGCGGATCTCGTGTGCGATGCTAGCAGACAAGCGCCCGAGCGAGGCCAGGGTAAGCTCCTCGGCGCGTCGTGATAGCAGGGCATTGTCGTCGAGAAATACCAGCACGGCGCCGTTGTCGTCCTGCGGCGTGAGTCGCGTGAAGCGCGGTATACGCTCGCTGCCATCTTCAGCGGTGATCGGTTGGCTGGTGTTTTTTTGGCCCTGACGCCAGTGCCTGAGTCGCGTGGCGAGTTCCACCGAGAGTTTGGCGAGTTCCTGCACGCCGGGTTTTGGCGCGCCGAGCCAGTTGCGTGCGGCCTCATTCATGCGGTGCACGCGATTTTCGGCATCCACCACCAGCACACCAGTCTTGATGCGACGGATGATGAGCTCGTTGATCAACGCAAGATTGGCCAGATCCAGCCCGCGTTGTGTTGCCAATTGCTGCGTGGCGCGCATCTGTTTGCCGAGAATGCCGCTGAGTAGTGCGGTGGCAAAATAACCCAGACCGATCAGGCCGAGTTCGAGTGGGTTGTGCTCGGAACCTTCCAGGAATTTGTAGATGTTCTGCGCCAGCACGCACATTGATGCCACGGCGGCGAAAAAGAACGCCATGCGCGGCGTCAGCAATACCGCGCTCGCGCCGATGTTCACCATCAGCAGCATGGCAATGCTGTTGATGGGATCGCTCAACGACAACAGCATGAGGCTGCAGGCGACGATATCGATCAGCATCGCCGACGTCACGATCCAAAACATCGGCTGCGATTTGCGCCGCACATAAGAAAATGCGATCAGCGTAAGCAATATATAGGCAACCGCATTCACGCGTGCCAGCCACGGATCGGTGAACTCGATCTGTTTTGTGACCAACGGGCTGAACGTCAAGCCGATGATGATGCAGGCTTGCAGAATCCGAAACAGATGTAGCGCATACAGCTCGCGATGTGGCTCGCCATCACCCTCGTTGGCCGCTATGAACATCGGGTCGGCGCTGCGCATGTCGGTCCCAGCATTCGGGGTTGTCGGAGGTTTGACGCGCGGATCGCTCATTCTGCTCAAGCCCGATCTGGGTGCGAAAAGTAGGTCTGTAGAAAGACAATATTGCGTCTGCGCGACTGCAGCAAACAAACATCGCCAAGTGGTCGCACGACGGCTCAAGCACTGGCCAAGTATAGCCAGCTCGCGAACTCAGCAGCAGATTAGTCGAAAAGACTTTTTTTTGTTGGAGGCTTTGTCCACAATACGCGACTAACCTGCAGGAATCCGGCATCGCGCCGGTAATCCATGTGCAGATTTCTTTGCTGGCACGCGCTGTTCGCACGGCGCCAGCCTCCGCTTATCCAAGCGTTTCTTCAAGGTGTATGCATGAACTTTCACGAGTATCAGGCCAAAGAATTGTTCGCGGCTTATGGCATTCCGGTTCCCGCCGGTCGGGTTGCGGAAACGCCGGAGCAGGCGGTCGAAGCCGCCAAGGCGCTCGGTGGCGAGCAGTGGGTGGTCAAGGCGCAAATTCATGCGGGTGGCCGCGGCAAGGCCGGCGGCGTCAAGCTGGTCAAGACTTTCGATGACGTCAAGGCAGCTGCCGCTAAGATGCTAGGCACGAGCATGATCACGTATCAGTCGGCCGGCCGTGCGTTGCCGGTCAACAAGGTGCTGATCTCGGAAGCTAACGACATCCAGAAGGAGTTGTATCTTTCGATCCTCGTCGATCGCGCCACCAAAGCCGTGGCGTTTATCGCCTCGGCGCAAGGCGGCGTCGATATCGAGCAGGTCGCCAACGAAAATCCGGAAGACATCCTCACCCTCGAAGTGAACTTCGTCCAGGGCCTGCAGCCGTATCAGTGCCGCAAGCTCGGTTTTGCGATGGGTTTGAATGCGAAACAGGTCAGCCAGCTGACCAAGCTCATGCTCGGCCTGTACAAGCTGTTCAACGAGCAGGATCTCGCGCTGGTCGAACTCAATCCGCTCGCGATCGTCGCCAACGGCGATTTGATGGC
The sequence above is drawn from the Pseudolysobacter antarcticus genome and encodes:
- a CDS encoding sensor histidine kinase → MRSADPMFIAANEGDGEPHRELYALHLFRILQACIIIGLTFSPLVTKQIEFTDPWLARVNAVAYILLTLIAFSYVRRKSQPMFWIVTSAMLIDIVACSLMLLSLSDPINSIAMLLMVNIGASAVLLTPRMAFFFAAVASMCVLAQNIYKFLEGSEHNPLELGLIGLGYFATALLSGILGKQMRATQQLATQRGLDLANLALINELIIRRIKTGVLVVDAENRVHRMNEAARNWLGAPKPGVQELAKLSVELATRLRHWRQGQKNTSQPITAEDGSERIPRFTRLTPQDDNGAVLVFLDDNALLSRRAEELTLASLGRLSASIAHEIRNPLAAIQHAAQLLAESEELAITDQHLVGIVINHCGRLNQIIEHVRQLARREPSRPEPIELNRWVQEFITDYSTNHVLGSDQLRATPSPQPVNALIDPQQLQQVLWNLVQNALRYGRMPEQNASVSISARRGGPNVAPIIEIIDRGPGIPSSVATRIFEPFYTTHELGTGLGLYLAREMCESNQATLDYVARAGGGSCFRITLSPAPG
- a CDS encoding sigma-54-dependent transcriptional regulator; the protein is MSKPSALVIDDERDIRELLDITLSRMGLQVDAVGNVADAKQKLATQRYALCLTDMRLPDGSGQELVELIARAHPDTPVAMITAHGNMDAAVTALKAGAFDFVSKPVDLGILRRLVQTALKLGESRRGMPVIDAASKLLGNSAAMQLARATIGKLARSQAPVYISGESGVGKELAARLIHEQGPRASAAFVPVNCGAIPSELMESEFFGHRKGSFTGAHADKDGLFKVAQGGTLFLDEVAELPLHMQVKLLRVIQEKAVRPIGGRDEVPVDVRILSATHKNLEALVANNTFRQDLYYRINVIELHMPALRERREDVPLLAARVLERLAGGSDAQPKLTPAALAALNAYDFPGNVRELENILERAIALCENGVIEAGDLRLAAQASRTAPNANMSTSAASVDPEDEDDDDNSNGPVHLDEYISQIERETIEKALLESRYNKTATAKKLGITFRALRYKLKKLGID
- the sucC gene encoding ADP-forming succinate--CoA ligase subunit beta, which gives rise to MNFHEYQAKELFAAYGIPVPAGRVAETPEQAVEAAKALGGEQWVVKAQIHAGGRGKAGGVKLVKTFDDVKAAAAKMLGTSMITYQSAGRALPVNKVLISEANDIQKELYLSILVDRATKAVAFIASAQGGVDIEQVANENPEDILTLEVNFVQGLQPYQCRKLGFAMGLNAKQVSQLTKLMLGLYKLFNEQDLALVELNPLAIVANGDLMALDGKVDSDDNAEFRHPKLAEMRDETQEDAAEAIAVKHNLNYVTMDGNIGCMVNGAGLAMATMDVIKLAGAEPANFLDVGGGATKERVTEAFKLILSSDKVKAILVNIFGGIVRCDMIAEGIIAAVKEVGVKIPVVVRLEGTNVEKGRELLANSGLKITTAVDLNDAAKKAVAAVA